A part of Aquaspirillum sp. LM1 genomic DNA contains:
- a CDS encoding AzlC family ABC transporter permease, translating into MTSRWSPLLDGARDTLPMLVGAAPFGVIFGTLAIGSGLPVWSVLALSALVFAGSSQFVAVSLISGGAALPVIWLTTLVVNLRHALYSASLLPYARDLPARWRWPLAFWLTDETFAVVEQRLRTQGMAGGGQWHWLGSSLAMYLNWQLWTLVGIGLGQNVPGLAALGLDFAMLATFAAIVAPQLRQRPVAVAALLAGGVALLARELPYKLGLMLAALAGVLGGLWVENQGEPPAQQEPT; encoded by the coding sequence ATGACCTCACGCTGGTCGCCATTGCTGGATGGCGCACGCGATACTCTGCCCATGCTGGTGGGCGCGGCCCCATTTGGGGTGATTTTTGGCACGCTGGCAATTGGCAGCGGCCTGCCGGTATGGTCAGTGCTGGCGCTGTCGGCGCTGGTGTTTGCCGGGTCATCGCAGTTTGTTGCGGTCAGCCTGATCAGCGGCGGCGCAGCATTGCCGGTAATATGGCTGACCACGCTGGTGGTGAATCTGCGTCATGCGCTGTATAGCGCCAGCTTGCTGCCCTACGCCCGCGATCTGCCCGCCCGCTGGCGCTGGCCGCTGGCGTTCTGGCTGACGGATGAAACTTTTGCGGTGGTCGAGCAGCGCCTGCGCACCCAGGGCATGGCTGGCGGTGGGCAATGGCACTGGCTGGGTTCGTCGCTGGCAATGTATCTGAACTGGCAACTGTGGACACTGGTGGGCATTGGTCTGGGCCAGAATGTGCCTGGCCTGGCGGCGCTGGGGCTGGACTTTGCCATGCTGGCCACCTTTGCCGCCATCGTGGCACCCCAGTTGCGTCAGCGCCCGGTGGCGGTGGCGGCACTGCTGGCGGGTGGGGTGGCGCTGCTGGCGCGCGAGCTGCCCTACAAGCTGGGGTTGATGCTGGCGGCGCTGGCGGGGGTGCTGGGCGGCCTGTGGGTGGAAAACCAGGGAGAACCCCCGGCACAACAGGAGCCAACATGA
- a CDS encoding SPOR domain-containing protein → MLIGLMVGVGAAAGVAFYLNRAATPFAPREAKPAKEEPAESMVALPPPDTPPAKPAAPPGPASLEPGAPIQRAPDLSASLPVNPLLDTPPPPAAAAPVAAPAENKPEDKPARKAEKAEPAAPQTPAEKHAKAEPPKYDFYKILPGNNPPIPQDKPTPEKEPASAEKTKRIYLQVGAYQKEVDADNMKAKLALLGVEANIQSVNTPEKGLLHRVRVGPLTRAEDVERLRAQLKMNGLNPTPVKAD, encoded by the coding sequence GTGCTGATCGGTTTGATGGTTGGGGTAGGGGCGGCAGCTGGGGTGGCATTTTATCTGAACCGCGCCGCCACGCCGTTTGCGCCGCGCGAAGCCAAACCGGCCAAGGAAGAACCTGCCGAGAGCATGGTGGCGCTGCCGCCGCCGGATACACCACCGGCCAAACCGGCTGCGCCGCCCGGTCCGGCCAGCCTGGAGCCGGGCGCGCCCATTCAGCGCGCGCCAGATCTGAGTGCCAGCCTGCCGGTGAATCCGCTGCTGGACACGCCACCGCCGCCTGCCGCCGCCGCACCTGTGGCTGCCCCGGCAGAGAACAAGCCAGAAGACAAGCCGGCACGCAAGGCAGAAAAGGCCGAACCTGCTGCGCCGCAAACCCCGGCGGAGAAGCACGCCAAGGCCGAGCCGCCGAAATACGATTTCTATAAAATCCTGCCCGGCAATAACCCGCCGATTCCGCAGGACAAGCCTACGCCAGAAAAAGAGCCGGCCAGCGCCGAGAAAACCAAGCGGATTTATCTGCAGGTGGGGGCTTACCAGAAAGAAGTGGACGCCGACAATATGAAGGCCAAGCTGGCGCTGCTGGGGGTGGAGGCCAATATCCAGTCGGTGAACACCCCGGAAAAAGGCTTGTTGCACCGGGTGCGCGTGGGCCCGCTGACCCGTGCTGAAGACGTTGAGCGCTTGCGCGCCCAGTTGAAGATGAATGGATTGAACCCGACGCCAGTCAAGGCAGACTAA
- a CDS encoding thiol:disulfide interchange protein DsbA/DsbL, with protein MMKKWWAALLLLVSAWAMADIQLGRDYTELRTPQPGGPAGKVDVIEFFSYGCIHCYRLEPFVESWVRKQPAHVNFRREQIVWDKSLEPLARLFATQRQLGLLDKLHKPAFDAVMRDKQNLADDKVLQPWLKAQGVDVATFMQTAQSFGMASQVAKAAKMTRDYQVEGTPVFVVGGRYATMAAEPSRLLQVVDELVAKVKSGR; from the coding sequence ATGATGAAAAAATGGTGGGCAGCCCTGTTGCTGCTGGTGTCGGCCTGGGCCATGGCGGATATTCAACTTGGGCGTGACTACACTGAACTGCGCACCCCGCAGCCTGGCGGCCCTGCTGGCAAGGTGGACGTGATCGAGTTTTTCTCTTACGGCTGCATCCATTGCTATCGGCTGGAGCCGTTTGTGGAAAGCTGGGTGCGCAAGCAGCCGGCCCATGTGAATTTCCGCCGCGAGCAGATTGTCTGGGACAAGTCGCTGGAGCCGCTGGCTCGCCTGTTTGCCACCCAGCGTCAGCTGGGCCTGCTGGACAAGCTGCACAAGCCGGCGTTTGACGCGGTGATGCGCGACAAGCAGAATCTGGCCGACGACAAAGTGCTGCAGCCGTGGCTGAAGGCGCAAGGCGTGGATGTGGCCACGTTCATGCAAACCGCCCAGTCGTTCGGGATGGCCAGCCAGGTGGCCAAGGCGGCCAAGATGACCCGAGATTACCAGGTGGAAGGCACGCCGGTATTTGTGGTGGGCGGGCGTTATGCCACCATGGCGGCAGAACCCAGCCGCCTGCTGCAGGTGGTGGATGAACTGGTGGCCAAGGTTAAATCCGGTCGCTGA
- a CDS encoding undecaprenyl-diphosphate phosphatase yields the protein MDILFLFKALVMGVVEGITEFFPISSTGHLILAGDLIGFDDGKGKVFEVVIQLGAILAVCWEYRARIAKLAAGVPNDPVALRFVVGLLLAFLPAAVIGILTIKTIKLYLFNAVAVAVALVVGGLVILWVESRPQQPRITRIEDLRLRDALKVGFAQVLSLIPGTSRSGATIIGGMLFGLDRKVATEFSFFLAIPIMFAATAYDVLKHWQAFSLADLPVFGVGFVAAFLSAFVAVRGLLRFVASHTFVVFAWYRIVFGLVILLTWKMGWVEWAA from the coding sequence ATGGATATTCTGTTCTTGTTCAAGGCCCTGGTGATGGGCGTGGTGGAAGGCATTACCGAATTTTTCCCGATTTCCAGCACCGGGCATCTGATTCTGGCCGGTGATCTGATTGGTTTTGACGATGGCAAGGGCAAGGTATTCGAGGTGGTGATCCAGCTGGGTGCCATTCTGGCGGTATGCTGGGAATACCGTGCGCGCATTGCCAAACTGGCTGCCGGTGTGCCCAATGACCCGGTGGCCCTGCGTTTTGTGGTGGGCTTGCTGCTGGCGTTTCTGCCGGCGGCGGTGATTGGCATCCTCACCATCAAGACCATCAAGCTGTATTTGTTCAATGCCGTGGCGGTGGCGGTGGCGCTGGTGGTGGGCGGGCTGGTTATCCTGTGGGTGGAGTCGCGCCCGCAACAACCGCGAATTACCCGCATCGAAGACCTGCGCCTGCGTGATGCGCTGAAAGTGGGCTTTGCCCAGGTGCTGTCGCTGATTCCGGGCACATCGCGCTCCGGGGCCACCATTATTGGCGGCATGCTGTTTGGCCTGGACCGCAAGGTCGCCACCGAGTTTTCGTTCTTTCTGGCCATCCCCATCATGTTTGCCGCCACCGCCTACGATGTGCTCAAACACTGGCAGGCGTTTTCCCTGGCCGATTTACCGGTATTTGGCGTGGGCTTTGTGGCGGCTTTCCTGTCGGCGTTTGTGGCGGTTCGCGGCCTGCTGCGCTTTGTGGCGTCGCACACGTTTGTGGTATTTGCCTGGTATCGCATTGTGTTTGGCCTGGTGATCCTGCTCACCTGGAAGATGGGCTGGGTGGAGTGGGCAGCGTGA
- the speB gene encoding agmatinase has product MTEMIYGDGAIRRPGLYGSSIENTYAGVLSFMRRHYSRDLHGADVVISGVPLDLSTTFRSGARLGPQAIRAASVQLAELKPYPWGFDPFDDLAVIDYGDCWFDAHNPLSIKPSIVEHARTILASGAKMLTLGGDHFITYPLLIAHAEKYGQPLALLHFDAHCDTWPDDSPDSLNHGTMFYKAIKDGLIDPAKSVQVGIRTWNDDFMGVKVLDAPWVHDHGPDAALAEIKRVIGDHPVYVTFDIDCLDPSAAPGTGTPVPGGLSSAQALKIVRNLGGLNIVGMDVVEVAPSYDQSEITAIAAAHIACDMLCLLRNQKLAQRHPA; this is encoded by the coding sequence ATGACCGAGATGATTTATGGTGACGGCGCAATTCGCCGTCCGGGCCTGTATGGCTCGTCGATTGAAAACACCTACGCTGGCGTGCTGTCGTTCATGCGTCGCCACTACAGCCGGGACCTGCACGGTGCCGACGTGGTGATCTCCGGCGTACCGCTGGATCTGTCCACCACCTTCCGCTCCGGCGCGCGGCTGGGCCCGCAGGCCATCCGCGCCGCCAGCGTGCAGCTGGCCGAACTCAAGCCCTACCCGTGGGGCTTCGACCCCTTTGACGACCTGGCAGTGATTGATTATGGCGATTGCTGGTTTGACGCGCATAACCCACTGAGCATCAAACCGAGCATTGTTGAACACGCGCGCACCATTTTGGCCAGCGGAGCCAAAATGCTCACCCTGGGCGGCGACCATTTCATCACCTACCCGCTGCTGATTGCCCATGCAGAAAAATACGGCCAGCCGCTGGCACTGCTGCACTTTGACGCCCACTGCGACACCTGGCCGGATGATTCGCCAGATTCGCTCAACCACGGCACCATGTTCTACAAGGCGATCAAGGACGGGCTGATTGACCCGGCCAAGTCAGTGCAGGTGGGTATTCGCACCTGGAATGACGACTTTATGGGGGTGAAGGTGCTGGATGCGCCGTGGGTACACGACCATGGCCCAGACGCCGCGCTGGCGGAAATCAAGCGGGTGATTGGCGACCATCCGGTGTATGTGACCTTCGACATCGACTGCCTGGACCCCTCCGCTGCGCCGGGCACCGGCACGCCGGTTCCTGGCGGGCTGTCCAGCGCGCAGGCGCTGAAGATTGTGCGCAATCTGGGTGGACTGAATATTGTCGGCATGGACGTAGTGGAAGTGGCACCCAGCTACGACCAGAGCGAAATCACCGCGATTGCTGCGGCGCATATTGCCTGTGACATGCTGTGCCTGCTGCGCAACCAGAAGCTGGCGCAGCGCCATCCGGCCTGA
- the glnK gene encoding P-II family nitrogen regulator translates to MKWVSTIIKPFKLDEVRVALENIGVKGLTVTEVKGFGRQKGHTEIYRGAEYTVNFLPKTRIDIAVRDDQLDQTLAAIEKAAATGKMGDGKIFVLDLQQVIRIRTGESGEDAL, encoded by the coding sequence ATGAAATGGGTCAGCACCATTATCAAACCGTTCAAGCTCGATGAGGTGCGGGTGGCACTGGAGAACATCGGTGTCAAGGGCCTGACCGTGACTGAAGTGAAGGGGTTTGGCCGGCAGAAGGGCCATACCGAGATCTACCGGGGGGCCGAGTACACGGTCAACTTTCTGCCAAAAACCCGGATTGACATCGCCGTGCGTGATGACCAGCTCGACCAGACGCTGGCTGCAATTGAAAAGGCCGCCGCCACCGGCAAAATGGGCGACGGGAAGATTTTTGTCCTCGATCTGCAACAGGTGATCCGGATTCGCACCGGCGAATCTGGCGAGGATGCCCTTTAA